AGAAGTAGCCCGCACACTGAACTGACTCCCATTCCACGGAAGGAAATGGGGCGGTATCAGGACGCACGACGTTGCGAGCGGGCCCCTCTTGCAGGCACGGTTACCAAAGGCTGGTTTCGCTACCAGAACGTAGTGTTTCCATGCCACGGAAAGTAGTTGGGTCGATTGCCGCCAAAGCGGAACTCGACGCCGACCATCAGCGAAAAATTGTGCATGGTATCCAGTCGCGACGTGCCAATCGCAAAGTTGTCGACAGCATCGAAGCGCAGCGAGAACCACGGCGAATAATAGTGCTTCAGGCCGATTCCCAGCGGAATCGTCAGCGCTGTATCGTCAATCCTCTGTCCCAAGTCATTCTCGAAGCGGAAATTAGCAAAACCTAAGCCCGCGAGAAAATAGGGTCGCCAACGCGAATCGCCCCAGGGATAATGGAGCAGCGCGACATCGACGTAATAGTTGCGTCCTTCTTCGGCAATGGGAGCACCGACTCCATTGAACAGTTCCGTGCGGGCAAAGGCATAACGACCTTCCCAGCCCCAAAAATGATCGAAGTCGTTGCCTAGCCGCAACCCGAGAAACGGCGCATTGTCCTGTTCGACGTGTCCCCCGACGATGCCGTCGTTAAGGATGCCCCCCATAAATATGCCCCAGTACCAAGGGCGATTTCGCCAGCTAGTGCCGACCAGCGGTTCGCCCCAGCCTGTGTGCCGAGCGATGTCGTTCGGATCGTCGTGGGCGAACCAGGCGTCGCGCGGCGGATGACCATGACTGCCATGTCCACCGCCGTGATGTTCGAGCTGATCGTAGGCGGGCGCATCAGCTGGCCAACCCTGGGCGGAGTTTTGTTCCAAGAGCAGGCGTTCGCCCGGCGCGGGAACGGGCTGCATTGGCCCGATCTGTGTGGGCGCGAGGCGCGGCTCGGTTGCGGAATCCGCGAAGGGATTATTGCCGGTTGGCGGGCCGCGCAGCGGCGAGGGTAGCGGCTCGGTGGCTTGAGCTTGTAGCACGCCGGCTGAAGTTGGCAATGCGCGAAGCGGATTGATCGGACCTCGTCCCACGGCCTGGCGAGCCGGTGTTTGAGAAAATGAAGTAGTCGCCAGCAGCGCACAGCAGCCCAGCACCACGAGGGTGATCGCGCATTTCGAGCTAGGTTCACAAGAGAACATGAAAAATGACCTGCTGGCAGAATCTGCTGCCGCAATTTCAGGAGGGCGGGATTCTGCGGATGCTTTGCTACCACGTCAAGAGAGAGTGGGCGGTCAGAGGCATAAACTTTTTGGTCGTCGCTGCTAGCAGATAGCGCTACTGCTCGAAGTATTCATCACCACAGCCCAGCTGCCGAACAGCTTCGTACATAGCGATGCCAGCGGTCACCGATAAATTCAAGCTACGAACCTGCGGCCGCATGGGAATACGCACCAGCTGATTGGGAAACTGCTCCATGATCTCTGCCGGTAGGCCACGCGTTTCACAGCCAAAGATCAGCACATCGCCGGCCTGATAGCGCGGCTGTAAATAACTTTGCTTGGCCGTTTTGGTGAAGAGCCACGTGCGACCGGCGCTGAACGGCTCGTGCAATTCGGTTGCCAGCGTTTGCCAATCAGGGACCACGCGCAGATCGAGCAGCGACCAATAATCGAGCCCCGCCCGGCGGACCGCTTTCTCGCTGATATCGAAACCGAGTGGCTCGACCAGCCACAAGCGGCAACCGGTGGCGACGCAGCTGCGGCCGATGTTGCCTGTGTTGGGCGGGATTTCCGGTTGATACAAAACAATATGCAGCAGGGGAGCAGTGTTCACGGGATGGCCGGTAAACAAAGGGCTGGGGAGGAGAGGCCGCTACGCGACGCTCGCTCATTGTACCTGACGGCTGCATTCGCTCACTGGCTCTTGTGGCCGACTCGCAGTTGGTGTTTATTGCGGGTGCAAAAATCACATTCCTACGGTCCATTTCCTTTCTAACGAATCATCTTCTTCCATGACTCAGACTGCCGTCCCACAGTATCCGGCTGCCTTGGAATTCGCCGAGAAGCAAGTCGCTGCCTTGACCTATCAACACCCTGATTTCTTTCCGATT
Above is a window of Anatilimnocola aggregata DNA encoding:
- a CDS encoding porin family protein; translation: MFSCEPSSKCAITLVVLGCCALLATTSFSQTPARQAVGRGPINPLRALPTSAGVLQAQATEPLPSPLRGPPTGNNPFADSATEPRLAPTQIGPMQPVPAPGERLLLEQNSAQGWPADAPAYDQLEHHGGGHGSHGHPPRDAWFAHDDPNDIARHTGWGEPLVGTSWRNRPWYWGIFMGGILNDGIVGGHVEQDNAPFLGLRLGNDFDHFWGWEGRYAFARTELFNGVGAPIAEEGRNYYVDVALLHYPWGDSRWRPYFLAGLGFANFRFENDLGQRIDDTALTIPLGIGLKHYYSPWFSLRFDAVDNFAIGTSRLDTMHNFSLMVGVEFRFGGNRPNYFPWHGNTTFW
- a CDS encoding tRNA (cytidine(34)-2'-O)-methyltransferase, which gives rise to MNTAPLLHIVLYQPEIPPNTGNIGRSCVATGCRLWLVEPLGFDISEKAVRRAGLDYWSLLDLRVVPDWQTLATELHEPFSAGRTWLFTKTAKQSYLQPRYQAGDVLIFGCETRGLPAEIMEQFPNQLVRIPMRPQVRSLNLSVTAGIAMYEAVRQLGCGDEYFEQ